In Bacteroidota bacterium, a single window of DNA contains:
- a CDS encoding HNH endonuclease: protein MESKVLVLNQDYQAISLCSAQRAFVLCYLEKAEMLDDFKQLNIRSVSRHYPYPAVIRLNRFVRVPHRKVSLSRINVFRRDNYECQYCGSSRQLTLDHVVPRSQGGKDSWENLVTACQDCNTKKGNTPLEKTGMSLRNKPFRPSYIMFLSNFTSRVHDAWRPYLML, encoded by the coding sequence ATGGAATCGAAAGTGCTCGTCTTAAACCAGGACTACCAGGCCATCAGCCTCTGTAGTGCGCAGCGGGCGTTTGTGCTGTGCTACCTGGAGAAGGCCGAAATGCTGGACGACTTTAAGCAGCTGAACATACGGAGTGTAAGCAGGCACTACCCGTATCCGGCTGTTATCCGGCTAAATCGTTTTGTACGCGTGCCCCACCGCAAGGTATCGCTCAGCCGGATCAATGTATTCCGGCGAGACAACTACGAGTGCCAATACTGTGGCAGCAGCAGGCAGCTTACCCTGGACCACGTGGTGCCCCGCAGCCAGGGGGGCAAAGACAGCTGGGAGAACCTGGTAACCGCCTGCCAGGACTGCAACACCAAAAAAGGCAACACCCCCCTGGAAAAAACAGGGATGAGCCTAAGAAACAAGCCATTCCGGCCCAGCTACATCATGTTCCTCAGCAACTTTACC
- a CDS encoding glycosyltransferase family 4 protein has protein sequence MAHILQSIRTLRGCTGASNIVLQLSKELVNRGHKTTVMSRTINSEAVRAVGAKPVRVSPLLTKSREGWYRAVQRRISQANADLVIGHGDLMVQDVLFLHNMVKATHAALYGTTTCEDSDHGRLHEQILCQGQWKLVVANSPMMAEELQQRYAIPPPRILTLMPGIDLRRFCPAAPAQRAGMKQAMGLRPDKFVVGFITSGSFRKRGLDQFAQTVAQLAVPVQLLIVGRDEPGPYLRGLDYVHHRQLAQVAQAYYATDVMLHTAYYEEFGMVVAEAMACGTPVITSRQVGASALLPALPLPARPDPDAFAQLLNRLLTEPDDYRHWQQQGLQAVQALSWQAYAEKFVQALPQLGFAL, from the coding sequence ATGGCACACATACTACAGTCCATACGCACCCTGCGCGGATGCACCGGTGCTTCCAACATTGTATTGCAACTAAGCAAAGAACTAGTAAACAGGGGACACAAGACTACTGTGATGAGCCGTACCATAAACTCTGAGGCTGTAAGGGCCGTGGGGGCAAAGCCCGTACGTGTATCTCCACTCCTTACCAAAAGCCGTGAGGGCTGGTACCGCGCTGTGCAGCGGCGCATCTCTCAGGCCAATGCCGACCTGGTAATCGGACACGGCGACCTGATGGTGCAGGACGTACTCTTTTTGCATAACATGGTGAAGGCCACACATGCCGCCCTGTATGGCACTACAACCTGCGAGGATAGCGACCATGGCCGGCTGCATGAGCAGATACTGTGCCAAGGGCAATGGAAACTAGTGGTGGCCAACAGCCCTATGATGGCCGAGGAGCTACAGCAGCGCTACGCCATCCCACCGCCCCGCATCCTTACGCTAATGCCCGGCATAGACCTTCGGCGCTTTTGCCCCGCAGCACCCGCCCAGCGAGCAGGCATGAAGCAGGCCATGGGACTGAGGCCAGACAAATTCGTAGTGGGCTTTATTACCTCGGGCAGCTTCCGAAAACGGGGGCTAGACCAATTTGCGCAAACCGTAGCACAGCTTGCTGTTCCGGTTCAGTTACTGATAGTGGGTAGGGATGAGCCCGGGCCCTACCTACGGGGGCTAGACTATGTGCACCACCGCCAGCTAGCGCAGGTAGCGCAGGCCTACTATGCCACCGATGTAATGCTACACACGGCCTACTATGAGGAGTTTGGCATGGTGGTGGCCGAGGCCATGGCTTGTGGTACGCCCGTCATTACCAGCCGACAGGTAGGGGCCAGTGCCCTGCTACCCGCGCTGCCCCTGCCTGCCAGGCCCGACCCCGATGCCTTTGCACAGCTGCTGAACAGGTTGCTTACTGAGCCAGATGACTATCGCCACTGGCAGCAGCAGGGGCTACAGGCTGTGCAGGCCCTTAGCTGGCAGGCCTATGCCGAAAAATTTGTGCAAGCACTGCCCCAGCTTGGTTTTGCCCTGTAG
- a CDS encoding glycosyltransferase family 39 protein, translated as MIVKKLHNRGTLVMVVLGALLFLPGLGLAPLFDWDEINFAEAAREMLLSGDWLRMQIDFKPFWEKPPLFIWLQALSMWLLGVGEYAARLPNALAGIATLVVVYNMGSLIFNRRFGLFWALSYTAALFPHLYFKSGIIDPVFNLFIFLSYWYFILHYWKLKQYPQPRLRHHRLVYLALSGAFAGLAVLTKGQVALVILGMGIGTFWLMRNQKLALWLQQGRLNLLLRYDFRQLRGFIPPWHLAVAGLACVVVLLGWYGLEILNNGWWFVREFMVYQVRLLSTEDAGHGGFPGYHFVMVFFLCFPASILALRSFGCHCAAEVHQRTFKKWMLILFWVVLILFSLVKTKIIHYSSMSYLPLTFLSAYTLYQTLEGRMRWRRWQTGLLLGVGLLIALPVLLLPFVAMNLDAIAPLLQDPFARQTLQARVDWSVLQAAPGLLLLGTLILTVRWLKRKQYLPGFLLLLLGCTLFLSWLSLNIVPRVERYSQGAAIDFLKAHAHERAYYTTIGHKSYAPYFYGQLQRPTAAGYYAQQDSGHQHHKRYLDDWLLNSPEVDRPVYVIAKAKKKQNIADWYPHLQLLYEQNGFVFYLRPAP; from the coding sequence ATGATCGTAAAGAAGCTGCATAACCGGGGCACCCTGGTCATGGTCGTGTTGGGGGCGTTGCTGTTCCTGCCGGGTTTGGGTCTGGCTCCGCTGTTTGACTGGGACGAGATCAACTTTGCCGAGGCGGCGCGCGAGATGCTGCTGAGCGGAGACTGGCTGCGGATGCAGATAGATTTCAAGCCTTTCTGGGAAAAACCCCCGCTCTTCATCTGGCTACAGGCCCTCAGTATGTGGCTACTGGGCGTGGGCGAATATGCCGCCCGCCTGCCCAATGCGCTGGCCGGCATAGCCACCCTGGTGGTGGTGTACAACATGGGCAGCCTGATCTTCAATCGGCGGTTTGGCCTCTTCTGGGCACTCAGCTATACGGCTGCCCTCTTTCCGCACCTCTACTTCAAGAGTGGTATTATCGACCCCGTATTCAATCTCTTTATCTTCCTTTCCTACTGGTACTTTATCCTGCATTACTGGAAGCTGAAGCAGTATCCCCAGCCGCGGCTGCGGCACCATCGGCTGGTATACCTGGCGCTGAGTGGGGCCTTTGCGGGCTTGGCCGTGCTTACCAAGGGGCAGGTGGCGCTGGTTATCCTGGGTATGGGTATTGGCACTTTCTGGCTAATGCGCAATCAGAAGCTGGCGCTGTGGCTGCAGCAGGGTAGGCTAAACCTGCTGTTGCGCTACGATTTTCGGCAGCTGCGCGGCTTTATCCCCCCCTGGCACCTGGCGGTGGCGGGCCTGGCCTGTGTGGTTGTGCTCCTGGGCTGGTATGGCCTGGAGATCCTGAACAATGGCTGGTGGTTTGTGCGCGAGTTTATGGTCTACCAGGTGCGCCTGCTTAGCACCGAGGATGCGGGGCATGGGGGCTTCCCCGGCTACCACTTTGTGATGGTGTTTTTTCTCTGCTTCCCTGCCAGCATCCTGGCCCTGCGCAGCTTTGGCTGCCACTGTGCGGCAGAGGTGCACCAGCGCACCTTCAAGAAATGGATGCTCATCCTCTTCTGGGTCGTACTCATCCTGTTCTCCCTGGTCAAGACCAAGATCATCCACTACAGCAGCATGAGCTACCTGCCCCTCACCTTCCTGAGTGCCTACACCCTGTACCAAACCCTGGAGGGGCGCATGCGGTGGCGGCGGTGGCAAACGGGCCTGCTGCTGGGCGTGGGCTTGCTGATTGCCCTACCGGTGCTGCTGCTGCCCTTTGTAGCCATGAATCTGGATGCCATTGCCCCCCTCCTGCAGGACCCCTTTGCGCGGCAGACCCTACAGGCCAGGGTAGACTGGAGCGTGCTGCAGGCGGCCCCCGGCCTGCTGCTGCTGGGCACCCTGATCCTTACGGTGCGGTGGCTGAAGCGCAAGCAGTACCTACCGGGCTTCCTGCTGCTGCTGCTGGGCTGCACCCTCTTCCTCAGCTGGCTAAGCCTAAACATTGTGCCACGCGTGGAGCGCTATAGCCAGGGCGCAGCCATCGACTTCCTGAAGGCACATGCCCACGAGCGGGCCTACTACACCACCATTGGGCACAAGAGCTATGCTCCCTACTTCTACGGCCAGCTGCAGCGGCCCACCGCAGCAGGCTACTATGCCCAGCAGGATAGCGGACACCAGCACCACAAGCGCTACCTGGATGACTGGCTGCTGAACAGCCCGGAGGTAGACCGCCCGGTGTATGTAATTGCCAAGGCCAAGAAAAAGCAAAACATAGCCGACTGGTACCCCCATCTACAGCTGCTGTATGAGCAGAATGGATTTGTGTTTTACCTGCGGCCTGCACCCTAA